DNA sequence from the Coffea arabica cultivar ET-39 chromosome 11c, Coffea Arabica ET-39 HiFi, whole genome shotgun sequence genome:
AAAATATCACTTATCCATCGTGACTAACGTCCCAAGAGTCCCGCAAGCGGAACAATAGCCTACAGAATAGGAATGGCAACTGATTCGTTATATTCTATTTGGTGCAGCTCTTCTTCTTTCCCTTACCATCACGCCTGCCTGCAGAATAGTGAAAACAGTTCGTTGCATTGTGATGTCGTAACCTTCGTCGGTTTGATTGGGTGATTCTTAGTAAGACTACTACGATTTGATAATTTGGATATGTCTAATGAGATTGAGACTTTGCATAGAGGACCAAAAAATTCATAGACAGAATCTATAGActtgcaaaaatattttccgGCAAACGGCAGCCAGTAACAAACAACACATCATGGATACTTTCCGGTGATCTACCACTGAATGCTATTAATTCCTGGTATTCCTATTCCATTATCCATGTAGAGTAACACTAGAATCAGTACCATGTCTGGTGAGGATGATTGAAATAGTATGTTATTACAAACGTCCATCCATTCTGTTCAGTGTAAAACATTCAAAGAAACACAGCACTAAGTTCTCTCGACTCAGGCACCCAGAGAATTTTGGATTTATCTGCAGTTGTGGTATGGATACTAATGAATTCTATCTGCCTGCTCAGTACTAACGCTGCCTCAGTTAAAGTTCtgctttggaaagaaaattaagAGTCCTAATCGAATGTGGCAATTATTATGCTCAATCTTTGTTTTTCAACTTTCTTCAGCGCATTATTGATGATTCGAGGTGGAAAATGATGGGTCATGCCAAGTTTTGCCTGGTTTCAATCTAGAAATTGAGCAAAATAGAATTTTCTAGACAAGCACCGGGGAAACATTGAATTGTTTTATACAAACCTCAGCAACGTGGCCGAAGAGTATTACTGATTACAAACATGTAAAAGGACATTTTGCTTGGACAGATGggatttcaagaaaacaaactaGAATCATGGATAAGTTTGTAGTACATAATTAAGAAATGCTATTACTCCCTGGTTGCTCCTTAAACATTGTACTAGACTCTTATCCCACCTCCATTTTATCTGGTGAGAGTGTAGGAGATCATATGGCATCAGCAAACTTCCATCCATTCTCTTTAACACAAAACTTTCTACCAAGATATAGCAACCAAATTCTCTCCAATCACCcttttctccaaaattttctttcctctcaACTCTCACTTGCCTTCCTTTCCCACCTAACATTCCAGATCTTCCTTGCTCGCATTTCATTCTTTGAACTAACTCCACACTTAGACCTACATTTGCTTCTTCTCCACCTCTATTGATGCTCCTAAACCATATCTTTCCTTCAACTACATTTCTCTCAACTAGTTAAGTAGATATTATAATTTCATCCCACATATTTTTGCACATCTTGATTAATCGCCATAACCGTAGATGCTTTCCATGTATTTTCCATTTTAGATAAAAACTAGATTTATGTGGATATTTTGAAAGCTTATGAGATTGTATTATTATGCACAAGCACAGAGGGTTGAGACATTTACCCAAAACAAAGTATACCTTAGTTTTGTCATCTTTACCAGCATGGAGAACCTTCCCTCCCTCAGTTATGGAGTCAGGATCATAGCTACAAGAGAATCAAGTAGTTGGACTGTTTTTTTCCGGAACTGCTCTTCTGATATTTCGAGATCAAAATCTATGGACCAAGACACCAAGCAAAGTAAAATTTGATGCAGCAAATTTGCGAAATGATTTAATTTGACATTTAGTTGGAAAGTTAACAAAAGATTACAATATAACGTTACACATTGTTTAGCTCCTAAGGTCACCTGGTAAAGAATTAGTCTTTCCATTTTGGGCTAAACCAAACCACATTTTTTCTTCAGACGACCTTTTTTATTCACACACTAATCAAAGGAGGATAACTTAGCAGTGTCTCTTGCACCATGGTTGAGGTTCTCCAGACCACATCTTTATTGCCCGTTACTCATTGGCTAATCCACCTAGCTTAGTATTATTGGTAGCACGACAGAAACAATTTCAGGCAAAGTATGACAGTTGCTGTTTTACATCTATCATCAAGTTGCCAAGAGTTGCAGGAATGGTCTTTTGGGCCCTAAAAACATTCATTTAACCACGACAGAGTCTACTATGCAAGGTAATATCCAGAATGCACTATTGGATGAGCAAATATAATCAATTTATTCCATGAAACAGAAAATGCTAGAGAAGTAACCTTGAAATACCGACATTTTATATGGACCTCAATAACCACATACTTACATATATATTTACGGATATATTTGTCTTACAAGCAGTGTGTGGAGaaaacaaaccaaaattaaGGATGAAACCAACgcaaatcaagaaaacaaatcaaaatcTAGGATAAGTCTATGGTAATAGAACGTTTACAAATGCAACAGTGAAGAGACTCAATCCCACGTGCACTTGATCTGGTGAGGGTGTTTGAAATCATATGTCATTAGCAAACTTCCATCCATTCTCTTAAACACAAAACTctcaaccaaaacaaaacaTCCAAATTCTCTCCACTCACCCTTTTCTCCAGAGTATTCTATCCGTTCCACCCTCACTTGCCTTTCGTTCCCACCTAGCCATCCAGCTCTTTCTTGCTCCCATTTCATCCTTTGAACTAATTCTATGCTCAGACCAACTGTCGCTTCCTCTCCAGCTCTCCCAAAACTCTTAAACCATATTGCTCCTTCAACTACATTTTTCTCATCCCACACAGCTTTGTTGCCAGCAATGTAGACAGCTTCTCGATCAATGGTGACATCTATGGACACAGACTTCGCCTCATGATAGATATTCTGTCTTGAATATACCTGCTCCCACTTTTGCTCCAGAGTCACCTGATAAAACATTGATCTTTTCATCTGATCTTTCACTATCCCATCTTTGATAAACAGAAAAGGGCTATACCATTTCCCTACTACAACTGCTTCAGAACTCTTATAAGATGGTGGTACACTGAATTCAGGAAGGCGGGCTCGTAGAGTAGCATTGAGACCAGGAGCTTCGTCTAATTTATAGTGTTTTGGAGTTTTTGTGCGAACTGACCACCCTTTTCTTCTCAAGAAATAGGGAGGAAAACCATCAGGCGCAACAGATTTAGCATAAAAGTAACCCCTGCCAGCGCAAGCTGCTTCACGAACAAAAACCTCAAATTGTTGGTAAATGTTCTTTGGATCAAATGGCCTTGGTTTAATATCTTTAACACAACGGCAGAAACAGCAGGTGGCCATGTCTTCTTCCCTAGAACAAGCCACGGCTTGCCTGAAATAATGAGGAGGAGATTAATTAGGAAATGCTCCGTGACAAACCAATCAGATTAAGGAACAAATTAGTGGCATACTGTAGGAAAGCATTAACATGCAATTATTAGTTCTTCAGGTTCTGGATTGAGAACTTTTAGATGTGAAGATAGCTGTTTCAAGTTTTCTGCAGAGGCTAGAGCGTAATACAAGTGATGAATGCAGTTAAGTCGCAATTTGTCAACCAAAATTGTTTTATTAAAATTGATTTTGTTCATCAAAATTCTCTTTCTGCTGTAAAATTATGCTGACTTTGTTTTCTGAAACTTTGCATCTCCTTTTAAACTTAGCCTGCTTGAAGACTAGTTGAATTATATTCAGGCCACTGAATTCCAAGGTTTCGAAGTGcatgattctggtatagttctTTTCAGTTGAAGCTCATTCTCTATTTCAAAGAAGAATCACTTCC
Encoded proteins:
- the LOC140016744 gene encoding uncharacterized protein, whose product is MYVARPLSEYTKNPDALSLPPEGPNSGYLVIQDEESETYSCFGLCKNRTLRDLPFPQNKDLTVRYVQSSGESQDVSLNDAVFIPVLNLPLSSNRYYVIKPHGNHKGQAVACSREEDMATCCFCRCVKDIKPRPFDPKNIYQQFEVFVREAACAGRGYFYAKSVAPDGFPPYFLRRKGWSVRTKTPKHYKLDEAPGLNATLRARLPEFSVPPSYKSSEAVVVGKWYSPFLFIKDGIVKDQMKRSMFYQVTLEQKWEQVYSRQNIYHEAKSVSIDVTIDREAVYIAGNKAVWDEKNVVEGAIWFKSFGRAGEEATVGLSIELVQRMKWEQERAGWLGGNERQVRVERIEYSGEKGEWREFGCFVLVESFVFKRMDGSLLMTYDFKHPHQIKCTWD